The proteins below are encoded in one region of Methanoculleus taiwanensis:
- a CDS encoding sensor histidine kinase, protein MHERYRILIMAVLLAVSVFLTYYFHAILTLGTVFSHFFYIPIILSALWWEKKSVLVALSLAGLVVVSSLLFRPEDLTLNDYFRALMFIVIAFVVATLSDQLKGQQRIIQREKDRIQTILDTAGVLLVIINTDQTIGLVNRRGSELLGYPEAELIGKNWFDTVVPERHREEARQAFTRIMAGDAAAFDQKEMPIVSREGAEYTVLWQDSALRDETGAITGFLCSGKDITDRIRVEEALRVANEDANLYLDIMVHDINNANAVALGYTDLLVEILNDGEREMVRKLRTGIQRSIEIIQNVSTIRRLRSQDYTLQTVDLDEIIRAEISHHPDADIVYDGTPVLVAADDLLPEVFTNLIGNSLKFGAPDVRVSVKVAENAEDVEVTVEDTGPGVPDAMKSRIFCRFARGKAKKSGKGLGLFIARMLVERYGGTIRADDRVTGRPEAGAAFRFTLRKVGQPAARLTAGRPITSRC, encoded by the coding sequence ATGCACGAGAGGTACCGTATACTCATCATGGCCGTCCTGCTGGCCGTTTCGGTATTCCTGACATACTACTTCCACGCCATACTGACGCTGGGCACGGTCTTCTCGCATTTCTTCTATATTCCCATTATTCTCAGCGCCCTGTGGTGGGAGAAGAAGAGTGTCCTCGTCGCCCTGTCCCTTGCGGGGCTTGTCGTGGTGAGCAGCCTCCTCTTCAGGCCGGAAGACCTGACGCTTAACGATTACTTCCGGGCACTGATGTTCATCGTCATCGCATTCGTCGTTGCCACCTTAAGCGACCAGCTCAAGGGGCAGCAGCGGATAATCCAGCGTGAGAAGGATCGTATCCAGACGATCCTCGATACCGCAGGTGTTCTTCTCGTCATCATCAATACCGACCAGACGATCGGCCTCGTCAACAGGCGCGGATCCGAACTGCTCGGATATCCCGAAGCCGAACTTATCGGAAAGAACTGGTTTGATACCGTCGTTCCGGAACGGCACCGGGAAGAAGCCAGGCAGGCGTTCACCCGGATTATGGCGGGGGATGCGGCGGCATTCGATCAGAAGGAGATGCCGATCGTCTCCCGGGAGGGAGCGGAGTATACCGTCCTGTGGCAGGACAGCGCTCTTCGTGACGAGACGGGTGCGATAACCGGTTTCCTCTGCTCGGGGAAGGATATCACCGACCGGATACGGGTGGAGGAGGCGCTGCGCGTGGCAAATGAGGACGCGAACCTCTACCTCGACATCATGGTGCACGATATTAACAACGCCAACGCCGTCGCCCTCGGGTACACCGACTTGCTCGTCGAGATCCTGAACGACGGAGAGCGTGAAATGGTCAGAAAGCTCCGTACCGGGATACAGCGGAGCATCGAGATCATCCAGAATGTTTCCACCATCCGTCGTCTCCGGTCGCAGGATTACACCCTGCAGACGGTTGACCTCGACGAGATCATCAGAGCTGAGATCAGTCATCACCCGGACGCGGATATCGTCTACGATGGAACTCCGGTTCTGGTCGCTGCGGACGATCTCCTTCCGGAGGTCTTCACAAATCTCATTGGAAACAGCCTCAAGTTCGGTGCCCCGGACGTACGGGTCTCCGTGAAGGTCGCCGAGAACGCCGAGGACGTCGAGGTCACGGTGGAGGATACCGGCCCCGGCGTCCCTGATGCTATGAAGTCACGCATATTCTGCCGGTTTGCACGAGGAAAGGCGAAGAAGAGCGGGAAAGGCCTCGGCCTCTTCATCGCAAGGATGCTTGTCGAGCGGTACGGCGGCACAATCCGGGCGGACGACCGGGTGACCGGCAGGCCGGAGGCAGGAGCGGCGTTCCGGTTCACCCTGCGTAAAGTGGGGCAACCGGCAGCCCGGCTCACCGCGGGCCGGCCGATCACTTCCAGATGTTGA
- a CDS encoding DUF2124 family protein has product MELSEQLSSVPGILRPFKAFITEMGLAEGAQIVYYGCPGTCTPFVELLAFAIRDLPLSQVFVPYVDELGARKLRMVTEVGMQVSAEPATVNPAVTVLMGGLSMPNVPVSRDQVLTTVGAHQSSALVGVCFMKMFEKMGWLESFDFDLIIDATIEPVNIWK; this is encoded by the coding sequence ATGGAATTATCCGAACAGCTCTCGAGCGTGCCCGGGATCCTGCGGCCGTTCAAGGCATTCATCACGGAAATGGGGCTTGCCGAAGGAGCCCAGATCGTCTACTACGGCTGCCCCGGCACCTGCACGCCGTTCGTCGAACTGCTCGCATTCGCCATCCGCGACCTGCCGCTCTCCCAGGTCTTCGTGCCCTACGTAGACGAACTCGGCGCCCGGAAGCTCCGGATGGTGACCGAGGTGGGGATGCAGGTGAGTGCAGAGCCGGCAACCGTCAATCCGGCCGTGACCGTCCTGATGGGGGGGCTATCGATGCCGAACGTCCCCGTCTCCCGCGATCAGGTGCTCACGACCGTCGGGGCGCACCAGTCGTCCGCCCTGGTCGGCGTCTGCTTCATGAAGATGTTCGAGAAGATGGGGTGGCTCGAATCGTTCGACTTCGACCTCATCATCGACGCCACGATCGAACCGGTCAACATCTGGAAGTGA
- a CDS encoding RNA-guided endonuclease TnpB family protein codes for MAFPRGDLLPDQWIGVDLNTTGHIAVVAHPASGKVMKLGKKAPHVAAKCRSLLERYRKAGKYTKARRIKDRERSILKDLNHRISKEIVNLARMLECGIKFEKLFSTRQIRKRKKTASIEFSLDNGSFFQFQKMVETKARKVGVQVAYVNPVCTSKHCSRCGETGTRRRKRFECPHCGHADHADVNAAFNIASASCSVDRLHADRVACNGSTDTPVRILRERRRTPGLPSSALVGGMSESIHAENLLFLLERPAVMACGGR; via the coding sequence ATGGCATTTCCCCGTGGTGATCTCCTGCCCGACCAGTGGATCGGCGTGGATCTGAACACGACCGGGCATATCGCCGTCGTCGCTCATCCGGCCTCCGGCAAAGTGATGAAGCTGGGAAAGAAGGCTCCGCACGTCGCCGCGAAGTGTCGAAGCCTCCTCGAGAGGTACCGGAAAGCCGGGAAGTACACGAAGGCCAGGCGGATAAAAGACCGCGAACGCAGTATTTTGAAGGATCTGAATCACCGGATCAGCAAAGAGATCGTGAACCTTGCCCGCATGCTCGAATGCGGCATCAAGTTTGAGAAGCTCTTCAGCACGAGGCAGATCCGGAAGCGAAAGAAGACCGCTTCCATAGAGTTTTCGCTCGATAACGGCTCGTTTTTCCAGTTCCAGAAGATGGTGGAGACCAAAGCACGAAAAGTGGGCGTGCAGGTCGCCTACGTCAACCCGGTATGTACGTCGAAGCACTGCAGCCGGTGCGGCGAGACAGGCACGAGGAGGCGAAAACGATTTGAGTGCCCGCACTGCGGGCACGCCGATCACGCCGATGTGAACGCGGCGTTCAATATCGCGTCTGCATCATGCAGCGTCGATCGCTTGCACGCAGACAGGGTTGCGTGCAACGGGAGCACCGATACCCCGGTGAGGATCCTGCGCGAACGCCGCAGAACTCCAGGCCTTCCTTCATCTGCTCTGGTGGGGGGCATGTCGGAATCCAT
- a CDS encoding HAD family hydrolase, whose product MLEVPFDLKKVKGVLFDCYDTLIDIKTDEGSTRTYEVLSNWLIYQGVRITPDRLRDTYKQRVREQMEASWERYPDVRVEEAFASICAEHAIWKIDEKQLGVQLARSFRAASLRRLHAHIKSHRLLDTFQDLPRGVVSNGQRVFSELEMRALGFYDRFDFVIFSSDVGCKKPNPRIFIMALDRMNLAPEDALFIGDSYENDVVAPMKIGMQALFIDEAWRYFGL is encoded by the coding sequence ATGCTTGAAGTCCCGTTTGACTTGAAAAAGGTAAAAGGCGTCCTTTTTGACTGCTATGATACCCTCATCGACATCAAAACCGATGAGGGAAGTACTCGTACCTACGAGGTGCTGAGTAACTGGCTCATCTATCAGGGTGTTCGGATAACGCCGGATCGATTGCGCGATACCTACAAGCAACGTGTGCGGGAGCAGATGGAGGCATCGTGGGAGCGATACCCTGATGTCCGGGTGGAGGAGGCCTTTGCAAGTATCTGTGCGGAGCATGCCATCTGGAAGATCGACGAGAAGCAGCTGGGCGTCCAGCTTGCCCGTTCGTTCCGGGCAGCTTCACTCCGGCGACTGCATGCCCATATCAAGAGCCATCGGCTGCTCGATACTTTTCAGGATCTTCCCCGGGGAGTCGTTTCGAACGGTCAGCGGGTTTTTTCGGAGCTCGAAATGAGAGCGCTCGGTTTTTATGACCGGTTCGATTTTGTGATCTTTTCTTCCGATGTGGGATGTAAGAAACCGAATCCGCGTATCTTCATAATGGCGCTCGACCGGATGAACCTCGCTCCCGAAGACGCGCTCTTCATCGGGGACAGCTATGAGAACGATGTCGTCGCGCCGATGAAGATCGGGATGCAGGCGTTGTTTATTGACGAAGCATGGAGATATTTCGGTCTGTGA
- a CDS encoding S-adenosylmethionine decarboxylase family protein translates to MTTNVVANSPMANNAVASMVSDQEIIAEYKQRQAWGLYMSVDLKECDPAAIRDAETIHRFVVELCDLINMKRFGEPQIIHFGPNERVAGYSMTQLIETSCITAHFANETNGAYLDIFSCREYGPAMTAEFCKTFFGAKSVTYNVLFRD, encoded by the coding sequence ATGACAACCAATGTTGTTGCAAACAGCCCCATGGCAAACAACGCCGTGGCATCGATGGTAAGCGACCAGGAGATCATCGCGGAGTACAAGCAGCGCCAGGCCTGGGGGCTCTACATGAGCGTCGACCTCAAGGAGTGCGACCCCGCAGCAATCAGAGACGCCGAGACGATTCACCGGTTCGTCGTCGAACTCTGTGATCTGATCAACATGAAGCGCTTCGGCGAACCGCAGATCATCCACTTCGGCCCGAACGAGAGGGTTGCCGGCTACTCCATGACCCAGCTGATCGAGACCTCGTGCATCACGGCACACTTCGCGAACGAGACGAATGGGGCATACCTCGATATCTTCAGCTGCAGAGAATACGGCCCAGCGATGACCGCAGAGTTCTGCAAGACCTTCTTCGGTGCAAAGTCGGTTACCTACAACGTACTGTTCAGAGACTAA
- a CDS encoding HAMP domain-containing protein gives MKLPILTKLLIVMLAVSIVPLGILGYVALDDSRQLSSSIAGEARSIGELSIAESTSALNALGEELVKTKAQDVARQVEIYLAAHPGMTIDDLQSDPEFQDIVVQPVGETGYTTGMDADTLIGLFHKDPAIVGTDYHNMRTDNPKFYKLLESGWGYIDLSGYYPWTDPDGAVRDTYGYYVVVMTPTVDNVFLRIGATVYIDEFSEPARNTEATIREHLTGVEETIAMKTGATSTQNTILIITVLTMAIIGIVSYAFARTITNPLRNLRDIADRVSMGDMENTGVDIKTGDEIDELGESFQRMIISLRYYMDAARPADDDGEEEA, from the coding sequence ATGAAACTACCCATACTGACAAAACTTCTGATTGTGATGCTCGCCGTCTCCATCGTTCCGCTGGGCATCCTCGGGTACGTCGCTCTTGACGATTCACGGCAGCTCTCAAGCAGCATTGCGGGTGAGGCAAGGAGTATCGGAGAACTCTCAATTGCGGAAAGCACCTCTGCACTGAACGCTCTCGGCGAGGAACTTGTCAAGACGAAAGCGCAGGATGTCGCACGCCAGGTTGAGATCTACCTTGCCGCACACCCCGGGATGACGATCGATGATCTCCAGAGCGATCCCGAATTCCAGGACATCGTCGTCCAGCCGGTCGGAGAGACGGGATACACCACCGGGATGGACGCGGATACGCTGATCGGCCTCTTCCACAAAGACCCGGCAATAGTCGGCACCGACTACCACAATATGAGAACCGACAATCCGAAGTTCTACAAGCTTCTCGAGAGCGGGTGGGGGTATATCGACCTTTCCGGCTACTACCCCTGGACCGACCCGGACGGTGCCGTCCGCGACACGTACGGCTACTACGTGGTCGTTATGACGCCGACGGTGGATAATGTGTTCCTCCGTATCGGTGCCACCGTCTACATCGACGAGTTTTCAGAGCCCGCGAGGAATACCGAAGCGACCATTCGCGAGCATCTCACCGGCGTGGAGGAGACGATCGCTATGAAGACCGGTGCCACATCGACCCAGAACACCATTCTCATCATTACAGTCCTGACAATGGCGATCATCGGCATCGTCTCCTATGCATTCGCACGTACCATCACGAATCCACTCCGAAACCTCCGCGACATCGCCGACAGGGTCAGCATGGGAGATATGGAGAATACCGGGGTCGATATAAAAACCGGTGATGAGATAGACGAACTCGGCGAGTCGTTCCAGCGGATGATCATCAGCCTCCGCTACTACATGGATGCGGCACGCCCGGCAGATGACGACGGGGAGGAAGAGGCATGA
- the frhB gene encoding coenzyme F420 hydrogenase subunit beta produces the protein MDVLGNYKSVISARSADKDIQKKAQDGGIVTTLFAYALEEGIIDGAIVAGPSDEPWKPKPMVVTTKEELLAAAGTRYTISPNLQLIKEATRSYGLDRVGIVGTPCQVQATRKCQLYPIGMRDVDDKIALVLGIYCMENLSYQALEAIVEDHCNQKMESVKKMDIGKGKFTVYTERGAVSQMPLKYIHKYVQPGCHVCLDYVANLADISTGSVGSPDGWSTVFVRSNKGNAVWDGAMAAGLFETKDMADVKPGLDLVKKLATEKITKNQKHVDERKSFGLKSDGTPKALRNPYETP, from the coding sequence ATGGACGTACTTGGCAACTACAAGTCTGTCATATCCGCACGGTCGGCAGACAAGGACATCCAGAAGAAGGCCCAGGACGGAGGTATTGTTACCACGCTCTTTGCCTATGCACTCGAAGAAGGCATCATCGACGGTGCCATCGTTGCAGGCCCGAGCGACGAGCCCTGGAAGCCCAAGCCCATGGTCGTAACCACGAAGGAAGAACTCCTGGCGGCAGCCGGAACCCGGTATACCATCAGCCCGAACCTGCAGCTGATCAAGGAGGCAACCCGCAGCTACGGTCTTGACCGTGTTGGTATCGTCGGGACGCCCTGCCAGGTGCAGGCGACCCGGAAGTGCCAGCTCTACCCGATCGGCATGCGTGACGTCGACGACAAGATCGCCCTCGTCCTCGGTATCTACTGTATGGAGAATCTCTCCTACCAGGCACTCGAGGCGATCGTCGAGGATCACTGCAACCAGAAGATGGAATCTGTCAAGAAGATGGACATCGGCAAGGGCAAGTTCACGGTCTACACCGAGCGCGGTGCAGTCAGCCAGATGCCCTTAAAGTACATCCACAAGTATGTGCAGCCCGGGTGTCACGTCTGCCTCGACTATGTTGCAAATCTCGCCGACATCTCGACCGGTTCCGTCGGAAGCCCCGACGGATGGAGCACCGTCTTCGTCCGCTCGAACAAGGGTAACGCTGTCTGGGACGGCGCAATGGCCGCTGGCCTCTTTGAGACCAAGGACATGGCAGATGTCAAGCCCGGTCTTGACCTCGTGAAGAAGCTCGCAACCGAGAAGATCACGAAGAACCAGAAGCACGTCGACGAGCGCAAATCGTTCGGTCTGAAGTCGGACGGAACGCCGAAGGCTCTCCGCAACCCGTACGAGACTCCCTAA
- a CDS encoding DNA polymerase ligase N-terminal domain-containing protein, translated as MTADDALKEYRERRNFDRTPEPLPEPEKTGRRPIFVIQKHDARNLHYDFRLEADGVLKSWAVPKGFSTDPAEKRLAVPTEDHPLEYAEFEGVIPAGEYGAGTVLVWDTGTYRNETERNKTPISVREALENGHLSIWLEGEKLRGGYALTRFKTGRDEAWLIVKKNDAEANPHRSPVTTEPRSVLTGRTLEEIAAGRQA; from the coding sequence ATGACAGCGGATGATGCACTGAAAGAGTATCGGGAGCGGCGTAACTTCGACCGGACGCCGGAGCCGCTTCCAGAACCGGAGAAGACCGGGCGGCGCCCCATCTTCGTCATCCAGAAACACGATGCCCGAAACCTCCACTACGATTTCAGGCTGGAAGCAGACGGGGTGCTCAAATCCTGGGCGGTTCCAAAGGGGTTCTCCACCGACCCTGCAGAGAAGCGTCTTGCCGTGCCGACCGAAGACCACCCGCTCGAGTATGCCGAGTTCGAGGGGGTCATTCCGGCGGGCGAGTATGGGGCGGGCACGGTGCTCGTATGGGATACGGGCACCTACCGGAACGAGACCGAACGGAACAAAACCCCCATCTCCGTCCGTGAAGCGCTTGAGAACGGCCATCTCTCCATCTGGCTCGAGGGCGAGAAGCTACGCGGCGGATACGCTCTCACCCGCTTTAAGACCGGCAGGGATGAAGCCTGGCTGATCGTCAAGAAGAACGATGCCGAGGCGAACCCCCACCGTAGCCCCGTTACCACCGAACCGCGATCCGTCCTGACCGGCCGGACGCTCGAAGAGATTGCGGCGGGCAGGCAGGCATGA
- a CDS encoding polyprenyl synthetase family protein encodes MGDGIPFAEFLAGVRPAIDRRIEGVATEDGTLDDDVVRLLLKGKRMRGGLLLCTHETLANGNGRWHQALDLACAVELAHASSLILDDMLDEDTFRRGVGTLHLTRGQKQAMLDTIGVLSLPYALAAPYGAEYVTMLASTQRSMASGVMAELASSQHLPAPALYDSVITRKTGHLFSLTAAWGCMAAGQNHSMTNAFARYGLRVGKAMQIADDIADLSLIVSGGKQSGFGSEIPLLRRICGDERCTELLQDIRQRHSEPSKLQRLWSAGKVKQALAAILDVEVMRSTESLRQLPEREVFARAAREIVGMVLREEAPRERVSENRV; translated from the coding sequence ATGGGTGACGGAATTCCGTTTGCCGAGTTTCTCGCCGGAGTCAGGCCCGCTATCGACCGGCGTATCGAAGGAGTGGCAACAGAAGACGGTACCCTTGACGACGACGTAGTCCGCCTGCTCCTGAAAGGCAAGCGGATGCGGGGAGGACTCCTCCTCTGCACTCATGAAACGCTCGCCAACGGCAACGGAAGATGGCATCAGGCGCTCGACCTTGCCTGTGCGGTGGAACTTGCCCATGCATCGAGCCTCATCCTCGACGACATGCTGGACGAGGATACATTCCGCCGGGGGGTCGGCACCCTTCACCTCACACGGGGGCAGAAGCAGGCGATGCTGGATACCATCGGCGTCCTCTCCCTCCCCTATGCACTCGCCGCGCCGTACGGCGCAGAGTACGTCACCATGCTCGCATCGACCCAGCGGAGTATGGCATCGGGGGTGATGGCGGAACTCGCTTCCTCCCAGCATCTTCCCGCACCGGCACTCTACGATAGCGTCATCACCAGGAAGACCGGCCATCTCTTCTCGCTCACCGCGGCCTGGGGATGCATGGCTGCGGGGCAGAACCATAGCATGACGAATGCATTTGCCCGCTACGGCCTCAGGGTCGGGAAGGCGATGCAGATAGCCGATGATATCGCCGATCTCTCCCTGATCGTATCGGGCGGAAAGCAGAGCGGGTTCGGATCGGAGATTCCGCTCCTGCGCCGTATCTGCGGCGATGAACGCTGCACCGAACTTCTGCAGGACATCAGACAGAGACATTCCGAGCCCTCGAAACTGCAGCGCCTCTGGTCGGCAGGAAAGGTCAAGCAGGCATTGGCGGCGATCCTTGACGTCGAGGTGATGCGGTCAACGGAGAGCCTCCGGCAGCTCCCGGAACGGGAAGTCTTCGCCCGGGCAGCCAGGGAGATCGTCGGCATGGTGCTCCGGGAAGAAGCGCCCCGCGAGCGGGTGTCGGAAAACAGAGTATAA
- a CDS encoding phosphotransferase: MRRYDREKAMKNEYRRLKRASKVIPVPRPITYRSDFHNVVVTDYIEGVALRKFLRREHQLFDRLTSVAALLRRLHDGMCGSCNIQREFGQFHNVIAQNRLDRDQREQFNHLLGRWWDAELLHGFRGSMIHGDATPANYLFSDGKVYAIDFESGWRNAHPIHDPGVLCAEMKHFFASRFGNSELSEPYIGHFLWHYSKGEDDFHRVTDILPFFMAFGYMRIARLRWAPSHREHLIREAKACLKSRLT, translated from the coding sequence ATGAGGCGGTATGACAGAGAAAAAGCGATGAAAAACGAATATCGGCGCCTCAAGAGGGCTTCAAAGGTGATCCCTGTCCCCCGGCCGATCACGTACCGAAGTGATTTTCACAATGTCGTCGTGACCGACTACATCGAGGGTGTAGCGCTCCGGAAGTTTCTCCGGCGGGAGCATCAGCTCTTTGATCGCCTCACATCGGTTGCAGCGCTGCTCCGGAGACTCCATGACGGTATGTGTGGTTCGTGCAATATTCAGCGTGAATTCGGACAATTTCACAACGTAATCGCCCAGAATCGGCTGGATCGCGATCAACGGGAGCAGTTCAATCACCTTCTTGGAAGGTGGTGGGATGCCGAGCTCCTTCACGGTTTCCGGGGTTCTATGATTCACGGGGATGCAACCCCGGCCAATTACCTCTTTTCCGACGGAAAAGTCTATGCAATCGATTTTGAAAGTGGATGGAGGAATGCGCATCCGATCCATGATCCGGGTGTTCTCTGTGCTGAGATGAAGCATTTCTTTGCGTCTCGATTCGGCAACAGTGAACTGAGCGAGCCCTATATCGGTCATTTCCTCTGGCACTATAGCAAAGGAGAGGATGATTTTCATCGGGTAACCGACATACTGCCGTTTTTTATGGCTTTTGGGTATATGCGGATCGCGCGGCTCCGATGGGCACCTTCTCACAGGGAACATCTCATAAGGGAGGCAAAGGCATGCTTGAAGTCCCGTTTGACTTGA
- a CDS encoding ATP-binding protein: MYFPDTDLPTLAGAFPPSVTEYLRECPVSETRDIIETLLYVYIAENSCYRNGRGQGVVEQSCFAYTSGPLFTLKQLDLVKEGKFYGMTVIRTTPAGERIAAPLMSSRLTGIDIGELAECTHTIVPVLLAGTVKGSYVNKTFPASLPKNERTFINFLLNNNPSLFRECEGFAARLKEAGCAALAYAYDLDGCRTEGTAYTFPPEFPYILKGVLERIDPDTRDRYEALLDDLYSRYTVLRYLATGEEADRVKASSTHRRELLRTLEILGDAVCILEHAPLNDEAGPVRCLIRDRSVYDSRIADLGRALMREVARVLDLERPAPIAAPAREPRFDPHPPLPAPEERVIPEKDDAIAYPLPEAAIESGITPDDDLPESLPLPALEDAVRSEEAPAETKEDGDAEAAEEESPVPAPAPVPKETPQKRAKRSRKKEEEEAAPREEPLPVPAPGEDLDVFLGYTGEGEQVFWSPGKLNNGHMIILGGSGAGKTETIRCIAGELSARNLPVVLIDFHGDMASTTGPLRSYKIREGGSYYFNPLELDAEIDEISPLRATSDFVDAISINFPTLGIQQRRKIKTIIKDCYRMGGITGDTATWSRTLDFDDIEAEIMECEDEAIPAYLEDIFDYKLFSGEEKIAIPTILSGGVTHINLSALPESLRALFADLFLRRIYYTLQAMGEIPRGTESETEKFRLFVIVDEAKLLVSQKSGSKATVKAVLNKYATEMRKFGVSLILASQLIAHFNEEILANIAVKFCMRAENKKQAQENAKFFEVSEKDLLNFQPGEGILIIGSEKMNVRIVPTMGRNLQAVDNPYVEE, encoded by the coding sequence ATGTACTTTCCGGATACCGATCTCCCGACACTCGCCGGAGCATTCCCCCCCTCCGTAACCGAGTATCTCAGGGAGTGTCCGGTTTCGGAGACCCGCGACATCATCGAGACACTCCTCTATGTCTACATCGCAGAGAACAGCTGCTACCGGAACGGCAGAGGGCAGGGCGTAGTCGAACAGAGCTGCTTCGCCTATACATCCGGCCCGCTCTTCACCCTCAAACAGCTCGATCTCGTCAAAGAAGGGAAATTTTACGGGATGACGGTCATCAGGACGACTCCCGCAGGAGAGCGGATAGCCGCGCCGCTGATGAGCAGCAGGCTCACCGGGATCGATATCGGGGAACTGGCCGAGTGCACCCACACCATCGTTCCGGTGCTGCTCGCCGGGACGGTAAAGGGCTCGTACGTCAACAAGACGTTTCCCGCATCGCTCCCGAAGAATGAACGGACGTTCATCAACTTCCTCTTAAATAACAACCCGTCGCTCTTCCGGGAGTGTGAGGGGTTCGCCGCCAGGCTGAAGGAGGCGGGGTGTGCGGCACTCGCGTACGCCTACGACCTCGACGGGTGCCGGACCGAAGGAACGGCGTATACGTTCCCGCCCGAGTTCCCCTATATCCTGAAAGGGGTGCTCGAACGCATCGATCCCGATACCCGCGACCGGTACGAGGCGCTCCTCGACGATCTGTACTCACGGTATACAGTCCTCCGCTACCTGGCAACGGGGGAGGAGGCCGACCGGGTGAAGGCCTCGTCCACCCACCGGAGGGAGCTTCTCCGCACTCTCGAGATCCTCGGGGACGCCGTCTGCATCCTCGAACACGCCCCGTTAAACGACGAAGCAGGCCCGGTCAGGTGCCTCATCAGGGATCGCTCAGTCTACGACAGCCGCATTGCAGACCTCGGCCGGGCGCTCATGCGGGAGGTCGCGAGGGTGCTCGATCTCGAGAGACCGGCGCCGATCGCCGCTCCTGCCCGCGAACCGCGGTTCGATCCGCACCCGCCCCTCCCGGCACCGGAGGAGCGAGTAATCCCGGAGAAGGATGATGCCATAGCATACCCCCTGCCAGAGGCTGCCATCGAGAGCGGGATAACACCTGATGACGATCTTCCGGAGAGCCTTCCGCTCCCTGCACTGGAGGATGCCGTCAGGAGCGAAGAAGCACCGGCGGAGACAAAAGAGGATGGCGATGCTGAAGCGGCGGAAGAAGAGTCCCCCGTCCCGGCACCTGCTCCCGTCCCGAAGGAGACACCGCAGAAGAGGGCAAAGAGATCCCGGAAGAAAGAGGAGGAGGAGGCCGCACCCCGGGAGGAGCCGCTCCCGGTTCCGGCGCCGGGAGAGGATCTGGACGTCTTTCTCGGCTATACAGGGGAAGGGGAGCAGGTCTTCTGGTCTCCGGGGAAGCTGAACAACGGGCATATGATCATCCTCGGAGGGTCGGGAGCGGGCAAGACCGAGACGATCCGGTGTATCGCCGGAGAACTCAGCGCCAGAAACCTGCCGGTCGTGTTGATCGACTTCCACGGCGATATGGCCTCGACCACAGGGCCGCTCCGCTCGTATAAGATCCGCGAGGGCGGATCGTACTACTTCAACCCCCTCGAGCTCGACGCCGAGATCGACGAGATCAGCCCGCTGCGTGCGACGTCAGACTTTGTCGACGCCATCTCCATCAACTTCCCGACGCTCGGCATCCAGCAGCGCCGCAAGATCAAGACCATCATCAAGGACTGCTACCGGATGGGCGGGATCACCGGAGATACCGCGACCTGGTCGCGGACGCTCGACTTCGACGACATCGAGGCGGAGATCATGGAGTGCGAGGACGAAGCGATCCCCGCATACCTCGAGGATATCTTCGACTACAAACTCTTCTCGGGCGAGGAGAAGATTGCCATCCCGACCATCCTCTCCGGCGGGGTAACCCACATCAACTTAAGCGCCCTCCCCGAGAGCCTCCGCGCCCTCTTCGCCGACCTCTTCCTCCGCCGGATCTACTACACCCTGCAGGCGATGGGGGAGATCCCACGGGGAACCGAGAGCGAAACGGAGAAGTTCCGCCTCTTCGTCATCGTCGACGAGGCAAAACTCCTGGTCAGCCAGAAAAGCGGCTCGAAGGCGACCGTAAAGGCGGTCTTAAACAAGTACGCCACCGAGATGCGGAAGTTCGGCGTCTCCCTGATCCTCGCCTCCCAGCTGATCGCCCACTTCAATGAGGAGATCCTGGCCAACATCGCCGTGAAATTCTGCATGCGGGCAGAGAATAAGAAACAGGCACAGGAGAACGCGAAGTTCTTCGAGGTGAGCGAAAAAGACCTCTTAAACTTCCAGCCGGGAGAGGGGATCCTCATCATCGGCTCGGAGAAGATGAACGTGCGGATCGTTCCGACCATGGGGCGGAACCTGCAGGCCGTAGATAACCCTTATGTAGAGGAGTGA
- a CDS encoding 2-hydroxymuconate tautomerase encodes MPVVTIQMSKGRSLEQKRQLVEEITNTIVNTLGVDPGWVTVLINELERENIAKSGKLLSES; translated from the coding sequence ATGCCTGTCGTAACCATACAGATGTCGAAGGGCCGGTCGCTCGAACAGAAGCGACAGCTCGTTGAAGAGATCACAAACACGATCGTCAATACCCTCGGGGTCGATCCGGGCTGGGTCACCGTCCTGATCAACGAGCTCGAACGTGAGAATATTGCAAAATCCGGCAAGCTCCTCAGCGAGTCGTAA